The following are encoded together in the Peromyscus leucopus breed LL Stock chromosome 1, UCI_PerLeu_2.1, whole genome shotgun sequence genome:
- the LOC114683980 gene encoding LOW QUALITY PROTEIN: phosphoglycerate kinase 1-like (The sequence of the model RefSeq protein was modified relative to this genomic sequence to represent the inferred CDS: deleted 1 base in 1 codon) codes for MSLSNKLTLDKLDVKKKRVMRVDFNVPMKNNQITNNQKIKAAVPSIKFCLDNGAKSIVLMSHLGRPDGVPMPDKYSLQLVATELKSLLGKDDLFLKDCVGPEVENACANPGAGTVILLENLHFHVEEEGKGKDASRNKIKAESAKIDAFRASLFKLGDVYVNDAFGTAHRAHSSMVCVNLPQKVGGFLMKKELNYFAKALESPEQTFLAILGGAKVADKIQLINNMLDKVNEMIIGGGMAFTFLKVLNSMEIGTSLYDEEGAKIVKNLMSKAEKNGVKITLPVDFVTADKFDENAKTGQATVASGIPAGWMGLHCGTESSKKYAEAVTRAKQIVGNGPVGVLEWEAFARGTKSLMDEVVKAASRGCITIISGGDTATCCAKWNTEDKVSHVCTGGGASLKLLEGKVLPGVDALSNV; via the exons ATGTCGCTTTCTAACAAGCTGACTTTGGACAAGCTGGATGTGAAGAAGAAGCGGGTGATGAGGGTGGATTTCAATGTTCCTATGAAGAACAACCAGATCACAAATAACCAAAAGATCAAGGCTGCTGTCCCAAGCATCAAATTCTGCTTGGACAATGGAGCCAAGTCAATTGTCCTTATGAGCCACCTGGGCCGGCCTGATGGTGTTCCCATGCCTGACAAATACTCCTTACAGCTAGTTGCCACAGAACTCAAATCTCTGCTGGGCAAGGATGATCTGTTCTTGAAGGATTGTGTGGGCCCAGAAGTAGAGAATGCCTGTGCCAACCCAGGAGCTGGCACTGTCATCCTGCTGGAGAACCTCCACTTTCATgtagaagaagaagggaagggaaaagatgCTTCTAGGAACAAAATTAAAGCTGAGTCAGCCAAAATTGATGCTTTCCGAGCCTCACTGTTCAAACTTGGGGATGTCTATGTCAATGATGCTTTTGGGACTGCACACCGAGCCCACAGTTCCATGGTGTGTGTGAATCTGCCACAGAAGGTTGGTGGGTTTTTGATGAAGAAGGAACTGAACTACTTTGCCAAAGCTTTGGAGAGTCCTGAACAAACCTTTCTGGCTATCTTGGGGGGAGCAAAAGTTGCAGACAAGATCCAGCTGATCAATAATATGCTGGACAAAGTCAATGAGATGATCATTGGTGGTGGAATGGCTTTTACCTTCCTGAAGGTGCTT AACAGCATGGAGATTGGAACTTCTCTGTATGATGAAGAAGGAGCCAAGATTGTCAAAAATCTCATGTCCAAAGCTGAGAAGAATGGTGTGAAGATTACCTTGCCTGTTGACTTTGTCACTGCTGACAAATTTGATGAGAATGCCAAGACTGGCCAAGCTACTGTGGCCTCTGGAATACCTGCTGGCTGGATGGGCTTGCACTGTGGCACTGAGAGCAGTAAGAAATATGCTGAGGCTGTCACTCGAGCTAAGCAAATTGTTGGGAATGGACCTGTTGGGGTACTTGAATGGGAAGCTTTTGCCAGGGGAACCAAGTCCCTCATGGATGAGGTGGTAAAAGCCGCTTCTAGGGGTTGCATCACTATCATAAGTGGTGGAGACACTGCCACTTGCTGTGCCAAATGGAATACGGAGGATAAAGTCAGCCACGTGTGCACTGGGGGTGGTGCCAGTCTCAAGCTCCTGGAAGGTAAAGTCCTTCCTGGGGTGGATGCTCTCAGCAATGTTTAG